The DNA segment TGATAAGGCGGTTTGCGCCGCCAACACGTCTTGGTTGTTCATTCCGTGTCGGCATCCGCATCGGTCTCAACCAACCAGCGATCCAACCAAGAAAACACGCTGTTGTGCCATTGCAGCGAATTTTCAGCGCCGAGAACCCAGTGGTTTTCATCTGGGAAGACCAACATTTGCGATGGAATGCCGCGTTCTTGCAGAGCGGTGAAGCTTTGCAGGCCCTGAGTGTAAGGAACGCGGAAATCTTGCTCTCCGGTGATCACCAACATGGGCGTGCGCCATTCATCGACGTGGTTCGCCGGGTTCCACCGTTCATAGGTTTCGCGGGCTTCGGAATAGGATCCGCCAAAGTCCCAGCGCGGGAACCACAATTCCTCTGTTGAATAATAAAAGCTTCGCATGTCGAACAGGCCATCGTGTTGGATCAGGCAATCGAAACGATCGGGCCATTGCCCCGCAATCCAATTGACCATGTATCCGCCGTAGCTTGCGCCCATTGCACAGGCGCGTGTTCCGTCAATTTGCTCATCCAATTCAAGCGCGGCGGCGAGCCCCTTTTGCAGGTCTTCTAGCGGTTTACCGCCCCAATCGCGGTTGATCGAATCCATAAAGTCTTGACCGTATCCGGCGCTTCCATGGAAATCGACGGAGATTACCGCGTAACCTTGGCTGGCAAGGACGCGCGGGTTCCAACGCGATGACCATCCGTCGCGGAAGGACCCTTGTGGTCCGCCATGAATGTACAAGATCGCGGGGATCGGGCCTTCTTGATTCTCAAGCCGGGTGATCTGACCCCAGACAGTATCACCATCCGCCCCAGGAAAGCTGAAACGTCGCGTCATGGTGGTCGCCAAGTCGCCCATTCGGCTGGTGACGACATCAGTTAGAGGACGTCCACGGGCATTGTTTGCCGCGAGGTAAAGTTCGTTCGGCACGCCGATAGAATCCCGAGTGAACAACAACCGGCCGCCGGGCAACGATGTAAGGTTGCCAATATGCGCCTCGTTTCCTGCGATCAGGTCAAGTTCGGTCACTTCCCCTGATTCCGGGTCGATCCGAAATGCGGGCGTGTCGAGCACATGGGCTGCAGAGGCGAGCAAGTGATCGCCGTCCGCGCTCCATTGCAAACCGCCAAAAGAAAGATCGGTTTCTTGTGTCAATGCGCGTGTTTCGCCCGTTTCCAGATCGCGCAGATGCACTACCAAACGATCCGCTTCGTAACCCGGCCGTTCCATCGCCAAATAGGCAAGATATTTGCCATCGGGGGATGGGGCAGGCGAAGAATCATGCGCTTCGTTGGCGGCGGTTAAATCTGTGGGAGCGCCGCCCGAAAGGTCGGACCAATAAATGTCGAGGTTTGTCGACATTGGTTCGTTGGCCCCGGTTTCGCGGGCGACAAAATACACGCCGGATCCATCGGGGGCCCATGAAATGTCTTCACCCCCACCAAACGGCATAGTTGGCGTGTTGCCGGAAATGGCCCCGTCTGCATTGCCGCCATCCAAGGCTGTGCCAGTTCCGGTGACTTCACCGCCGACCAAATCGAAGGTGAAAACCCGGTTGAATGTGCCCGGTGCAATCCATTTGTCCCAATGACGGTAAAATCCCGCATCGCCTTCATAGACACGGCCCGTTCCCAATTCTTGGACCTCGCTTTCACAAGCGAGATCTTCGCAATCGCGCGCAATCGCGCCCCACAAAGCGATCTTGTCGCCGGTAGGAGCGATGGAGAATCCGTCGATGTCGGTTCCGGGCATATCCGCGACCAACATGGGGCCGGTGACATTGCCGTTCGCCTCGAGAGCAATCCGCCACACCCGCCCGCGATCTTCTTCGCGATCATCGGTGTGTTCGTAGCTGATGAAATAGAGGAAATTGTCGGGCCCAAAGGTCAGTGAAAACCCAGAAAGACCCAAATCAAACGCCACCGGTGCGGCGCCGGGCACCGCCAGATCGAGAACGTAATGCGCCGCATTGCGGTCAAAACTATCGGGATCGGTGTTGGTGACGGAATAGACTGCGTATCGGCCAAACGGGGTCACTGTCGGTCCACCAAGCCGCGGCATCGTGATTAAATCAATCGCGGCCATCGGGGTTTTGGCAACGCCCGGAATCGCCGCATCCTGTAATGCTTCGCGCGGTGCGGTTTCAGAATGCCCATCGGCGGCAAGCGGCGATGCAGCGATCAGCGACACGGCGGCACAGGCTGTGCCTTTAAAAAAGATGTTTCCCATAGAACGGGAGGTAACTTGGGTTTCGTGCAGTTTCCAGTGAAACCGCCACATTGTCCGACACTATGCGTGGGTTAGCCGCGTTTTCCCGCGATCCGCGCGATTTCGGCCTGAACCATGCTCTCCACCATGGTCGGAAGGTTCTTATCAAGCCATTCCGCCAACATCGGGCGCAGCAAGTCGCGTGTCATCCCTTCGAGTGAGGTTTCACCCGACCGGACAATTTGCGGTTTCGCGCCCGGCTCGGCCAACATGGCAAGAGCGGCAAGATTGTCCTGCATGGCGCCGCGCACTTCATCAGTGATCAACGAGGATTCATTCGGATTGTCCATTTCGACCGCTTCGGACAATTCCATTTCGGAAAGGTCGAGGACCTCATCGGCATCGAGATCGGCGGCTTCGATGGGCGCATCTACTGGCTCTGATGCGGTAGCTTCGGCTTTTTGCGCGGCAGCAACTTTGCGTTTGCGGGCGTCAATAGCGGTGTCGCGGCTGTCGCGCGCGATCACTTTTTTGATCGATTCCAGAATCTCTTCGACCGATGCTTCATTTGAATGTGCCACGATTATGCCCCGTCCATCGCGTTAACCATAACGAATCACGCAACTAACGCGCTTCGTTGGGATCCAATACGGGACCAATGAAGTCATCGGAAGTGTTTATGTCAACGGTTCTGGTAGAATTTGCAGCGGCTTCGGGGTCGCGATCCCAATCCCAGAACCGGCCGCTCACACGATCGGCGTTCACTTGGGGATCGTATAACGGGCCGCCAGTGTCCAAATTCAAATCGCGCGCCTCGGCTTTACCCATTGCTGCCAAGAGTGTGAAACCAGCGACATAAGCGTTCCGGCGCGCGGTAACGAGCTGTGCCCTTGCGGACAGCAATTCTTGCTCTGCGTTCAGAACGTCGATGATAGTACGGTTTCCGATGGAATTTTCCGCGCGAACGCCCTCAAGGCTTAATTCCGCAGCTTCAACTGCGGTTTGGGAACTTGCGATGACCGCGTTTGATGCCGCCCAATTGGAATAGGCGGACCGGGTTTGCGCGATCACGCTGCGTTCGGTCGCAATGACTTGTTCCAGCGCTGCGGATTCGCGGGCGCCGGCCTGACGTTGTTGGGCAGCGGGTCTGCCGCCTTGGAACAACGGAATGGTCACACGGACGCCGGCGTTGGCCGTCGCTTCGCGTTGTTGAAAATCGGACGCAATCGGGCCGCCCAAAGTGCCAAAGAAATTGCTGTAATCGTAATTGGCAAAAAGGCCGATCGTCGGCAATCGTCCAGAACCGGCGACTTCGGTGTCGTATCCAGCGGCTTCTGCGCGTTCTTTGGCCGCGATAAGATCGGGGTTGTTATCCAGTGCGGTCACAACCGCCATACCAACCGTTTCGGGCAAGCCGGGCAGGGGCGGTGGTGCTTCCAAACCCATCGGGGCGCGGCCAACCAATTGAATATAGGTTTGTTGAGCAGCGATCATATTGGCATACGCGCTGCGCAGGTCCCCTTCGGCGACGGCCAATCGCGATTGCGCCTGAGCGACATCGGTCCGCGTCAGATCGCCAATCTCGAACCGATCGCTGGTCGATTGGAACGTCACGCGCAACACTTCGACCTGATTGGCCGACAACTGCGCCAATGCCTCTGTCCGCAACACATCCATATAGGCGGCGACGGTTTGGCTAAACACCGAGCTTTCGGTGGCGCGCAAATCCGCCTGACCGGCGGCAACACGTTCCTGGGCAGCGTTGATGCCGTTGCGTACAGCACCACCGGAATAGATCGGCACCAACACTTGCGCGTTCACGCCAAGATTGCGTTCGGGTGCGGTGAAAGAATTGGCCGATTGGCGCAAAAATTCCAGATGCGTTGCGGTCACATTGACGCTGGGCAGGCCCGGTGCGCGTTGAATCGGCACATCTTCATCGGTGGCGCGTTGCGATGCGCGCGCCCCTTCCAAGGTGGGGTTGTCATTGTAAACCGCCACCAAAGCGTCGCGAAGAGTTTCTGCCTGAGCCGGTCCAGAAACGCCAAGCGCGACGATTGCCCCCATATAAGAGGCCGTTTTGGCAGCGCTCAAAATGCGGGGGCGTTGTTTCATGAAAAAGTCCAACTTGTAGGAACATCAAAATCGTGGAGGATCGGCATGCCGATATCTTCAACCGGTTGCAGGGTTACCTGACCGGTGATTTTTCGACCCGACGCCAATCGAGTCACTTTGCGCAGCAAAAGACCCGAAACAATCACGCCGTCATCCGAAAGAGCGCCAGCAAATGATTCGGGCAGGGCTTCGATTGCTCCATCCACAAGGATCATCGAAAATGCCCCGTCGGGTAGCGCGCCTTTCGCAGCGTCAGCCGCCGAAACCACTGTGATCTCGGCGACCAGTGGTCGCATCAACTCAGCAAGGTAACCGGTGCCGCCTTCGACGATCAAAACGCGATCCGATGGTTCGGGCGCCGCTTCGAGCAGGAGTTTGCCGTAAAACAGAGGCGAGGCGAGATGCGCATCGTCGCCAAGCGCGACCGAACGGTCGATATAGGCCAGCCCCGCTTTGTCATCGGGCAGGTGATCTTCGCGCGGCACTGCCATCATCCGTGCCAGAACGAATTCTTCGTTCACGCCGCTCGTGCGCAGCTGGCTGTCGATCATGGCTTTTCGCGCGGTCGATGTGTCGCGTGTCATGGTGGTGTTGCTCATACCTTCTCCATAAGACTGTATTAGTATCGCAATACAGTTCGTCAACCCTTCCTAGCCATCACACGCCCAACTTCCAAGCTTCCCTTTGACCTTGGGCCAAGCGACGTCATAAAGAAGCCTCAAAGGGACCGGGATGCGGTTTCGACCGATACCAGGAGAGCTTCGATGAGTGACATTGAATCGAGTGATAGCAACAAGACCGTTCATAATGACGGT comes from the Erythrobacter sp. Alg231-14 genome and includes:
- a CDS encoding prolyl oligopeptidase family serine peptidase, giving the protein MGNIFFKGTACAAVSLIAASPLAADGHSETAPREALQDAAIPGVAKTPMAAIDLITMPRLGGPTVTPFGRYAVYSVTNTDPDSFDRNAAHYVLDLAVPGAAPVAFDLGLSGFSLTFGPDNFLYFISYEHTDDREEDRGRVWRIALEANGNVTGPMLVADMPGTDIDGFSIAPTGDKIALWGAIARDCEDLACESEVQELGTGRVYEGDAGFYRHWDKWIAPGTFNRVFTFDLVGGEVTGTGTALDGGNADGAISGNTPTMPFGGGEDISWAPDGSGVYFVARETGANEPMSTNLDIYWSDLSGGAPTDLTAANEAHDSSPAPSPDGKYLAYLAMERPGYEADRLVVHLRDLETGETRALTQETDLSFGGLQWSADGDHLLASAAHVLDTPAFRIDPESGEVTELDLIAGNEAHIGNLTSLPGGRLLFTRDSIGVPNELYLAANNARGRPLTDVVTSRMGDLATTMTRRFSFPGADGDTVWGQITRLENQEGPIPAILYIHGGPQGSFRDGWSSRWNPRVLASQGYAVISVDFHGSAGYGQDFMDSINRDWGGKPLEDLQKGLAAALELDEQIDGTRACAMGASYGGYMVNWIAGQWPDRFDCLIQHDGLFDMRSFYYSTEELWFPRWDFGGSYSEARETYERWNPANHVDEWRTPMLVITGEQDFRVPYTQGLQSFTALQERGIPSQMLVFPDENHWVLGAENSLQWHNSVFSWLDRWLVETDADADTE
- a CDS encoding TolC family outer membrane protein, which gives rise to MKQRPRILSAAKTASYMGAIVALGVSGPAQAETLRDALVAVYNDNPTLEGARASQRATDEDVPIQRAPGLPSVNVTATHLEFLRQSANSFTAPERNLGVNAQVLVPIYSGGAVRNGINAAQERVAAGQADLRATESSVFSQTVAAYMDVLRTEALAQLSANQVEVLRVTFQSTSDRFEIGDLTRTDVAQAQSRLAVAEGDLRSAYANMIAAQQTYIQLVGRAPMGLEAPPPLPGLPETVGMAVVTALDNNPDLIAAKERAEAAGYDTEVAGSGRLPTIGLFANYDYSNFFGTLGGPIASDFQQREATANAGVRVTIPLFQGGRPAAQQRQAGARESAALEQVIATERSVIAQTRSAYSNWAASNAVIASSQTAVEAAELSLEGVRAENSIGNRTIIDVLNAEQELLSARAQLVTARRNAYVAGFTLLAAMGKAEARDLNLDTGGPLYDPQVNADRVSGRFWDWDRDPEAAANSTRTVDINTSDDFIGPVLDPNEAR
- a CDS encoding protein-L-isoaspartate O-methyltransferase; protein product: MSNTTMTRDTSTARKAMIDSQLRTSGVNEEFVLARMMAVPREDHLPDDKAGLAYIDRSVALGDDAHLASPLFYGKLLLEAAPEPSDRVLIVEGGTGYLAELMRPLVAEITVVSAADAAKGALPDGAFSMILVDGAIEALPESFAGALSDDGVIVSGLLLRKVTRLASGRKITGQVTLQPVEDIGMPILHDFDVPTSWTFS
- a CDS encoding DUF2497 domain-containing protein, which codes for MAHSNEASVEEILESIKKVIARDSRDTAIDARKRKVAAAQKAEATASEPVDAPIEAADLDADEVLDLSEMELSEAVEMDNPNESSLITDEVRGAMQDNLAALAMLAEPGAKPQIVRSGETSLEGMTRDLLRPMLAEWLDKNLPTMVESMVQAEIARIAGKRG